One stretch of Mangifera indica cultivar Alphonso chromosome 9, CATAS_Mindica_2.1, whole genome shotgun sequence DNA includes these proteins:
- the LOC123225290 gene encoding 60S acidic ribosomal protein P1-like isoform X2, which translates to MSLGEIACSYACMILHDDGIAITIAQLVRASNLTVESYWPSLFAKLAEKRNLDDLIMNVGAGGGAAASPAAVSAPSGGAGGAGAAPPPEEKKEEPKEESDDGMGFSLFD; encoded by the exons ATGTCGCTTGGAGAGATTGCTTGCAGCTATGCTTGTATGATCCTCCATGATGATGGTATCGCCATCACT ATTGCCCAATTGGTGAGGGCATCAAATTTAACTGTTGAATCCTACTGGCCTAGCTTGTTTGCTAAGCTTGCAGAGAAACGAAACCTTGATGACCTTATTATGAATGTGGGCGCTGGCGGCGGTGCCGCTGCTTCTCCAGCTGCTGTTTCTGCCCCTTCTGGAGGTGCTGGCGGAGCTGGTGCTGCCCCTCCACCGGAGGAGAAGAAG GAAGAACCCAAGGAAGAGAGTGACGATGGTA
- the LOC123225290 gene encoding 60S acidic ribosomal protein P1-like isoform X1, with protein MSLGEIACSYACMILHDDGIAITAEKIAQLVRASNLTVESYWPSLFAKLAEKRNLDDLIMNVGAGGGAAASPAAVSAPSGGAGGAGAAPPPEEKKEEPKEESDDGMGFSLFD; from the exons ATGTCGCTTGGAGAGATTGCTTGCAGCTATGCTTGTATGATCCTCCATGATGATGGTATCGCCATCACT GCGGAGAAGATTGCCCAATTGGTGAGGGCATCAAATTTAACTGTTGAATCCTACTGGCCTAGCTTGTTTGCTAAGCTTGCAGAGAAACGAAACCTTGATGACCTTATTATGAATGTGGGCGCTGGCGGCGGTGCCGCTGCTTCTCCAGCTGCTGTTTCTGCCCCTTCTGGAGGTGCTGGCGGAGCTGGTGCTGCCCCTCCACCGGAGGAGAAGAAG GAAGAACCCAAGGAAGAGAGTGACGATGGTA
- the LOC123226170 gene encoding remorin 4.1-like, which translates to MLNPQSSITNGENDHHHDQADHYHQEEEPNIRDIHALSPPHPPPVNRGRRRETWETSSHRSSSLSVSSEGALSENFTTMSREFNALVLAGSTIETNESDVMMNNNNNNQLARIGEDEIPEETNPLAIVPDNSPLESGLDSIRAGSVGGVHSDVSVQRVKKEEVETKISAWQNAKISKINNRFKREDAIINGWESEQIQKSNCWMKKVERKLEEKRARALEKMQNDVAKAHRKAEERRASAEAKRGTKVARILEVANLMRAVGRAPVKRSFF; encoded by the exons ATGTTAAACCCTCAAAGCTCCATCACCAATGGCGAAAACGACCACCATCACGACCAAGCCGATCACTACCATCAGGAAGAAGAACCCAACATCAGAGACATCCATGCCTTGAGCCCACCTCATCCCCCTCCGGTGAATCGTGGTCGTAGAAGAGAGACTTGGGAGACTAGCAGCCATCGATCATCGTCCTTGTCCGTGTCCAGTGAAGGCGCTTTGAGTGAAAATTTCACAACCATGAGTAGAGAATTCAACGCTCTCGTTCTTGCTGGTTCCACTATAGAGACTAATGAAAGTGATGTCATGatgaataacaataataataatcagtTAGCGAGGATTGGGGAGGATGAGATACCGGAAGAGACTAATCCTTTGGCTATAGTACCGGATAATAGTCCGTTGGAATCGGGTTTAGATTCGATACGGGCGGGTTCTGTTGGCGGCGTTCATAGTGATGTTTCTGTGCAAAGAGTAAAGAAAGAAGAGGTGGAGACGAAGATATCAGCATGGCAAAACGCCAAAATTTCGAAGATCAATAATCGGTTTAAGAGGGAAGATGCCATAATTAACGGTTGGGAAAGTGAGCAAATTCAAAAGTCAAACTGTTGGATGAAGAAAGTTGAG AGGAAGCTAGAAGAGAAAAGAGCGAGAGCCCTGGAGAAGATGCAAAATGATGTGGCCAAAGCACACAGGAAAGCTGAAGAGAGGAGGGCGTCAGCGGAGGCCAAGAGGGGAACCAAGGTGGCCAGAATTCTCGAAGTTGCAAATTTGATGAGGGCTGTTGGCAGAGCTCCTGTCAAACGatctttcttttaa